The genomic stretch TTTGGAAAGCTCATACAAGGGACTCAGGGCAGGATTAACTTCTGCTTCAGAGGTATTGACCCAAATTTCTTTCTGATTGACAGTTTCCGCATCAGATATTGTTTCGAGGAATAGATCAATCCAGCGAAAAACCGAAAAAGTATTGACTTCGTAGGATTTGTAAATGGATGCTGAATCTCTGGCTCCCAATACATTTACACCATGATTGAGAATGAGAATATCCACCTTTTGTAAGCGATCTCGTAGTTCTGCCTCATGACCTAATTGCCATGGGAGCACCTCAATGGTAGGGCGATCGCTAACCTCAAAGCTGGCACTAGGTGAAGTTGTTAGGGCAATGATTTGTGCCTCCCGTTTGCTCAGTTCAGCTACTAAAGCCCTGCCCATAGTGCCTGACGCACCTGTAATTGCAATACGTTTGCCTTTAAATGACAATACCTTACCCAAAACCTTCTCTACAAGTGTAAACCCACTAAGTACCTCAGCATAATTAAAACTCTGAAACCTTTGGTACAAGCGTATTATAAGCAGCAGGGTTTAAAGCCATAGGGTAACTAAGCCTTATGTTGTAAAAATCCTACGAGGCTTTGTAAAAATGAATTACTGATCTCAGTTCTTACTGGAGGATTGGACAATTGCCCACTGATATCTCCATCCAACCCTTTGAGATCATCACTGTTATCAGCGATGCCCATATCAATATCAGGTACTTCTTCCACTAAACCAACGACAATCAACCGAAATGAAATTTGCTGAATTTTTGGCAAAGGAAGTTGCAATCGCTCTGCCATCTTTTTGAGATTCATGGAGCCATCTGCTAGTTTCCATACCTGCGTTTCACTGGCATCTAAACGTAAATGGGGTTCATCATAAATAATTTTGAATAATGTTGAGCTAGTGTCAGGCAATTTACTTTGCAAAATTTGCCAATCCCTGAGACTACGTAACCCCATTAATGTCGTTTCCGTAGCAGGTAGACTAAGTCCTGTCATCTCTGCCTTAGGTAAATCAACTTTCGCGTCAAAGCGAAACTGACCTGTCTCTACTTGAAACAACGAGCAGACCTGTCTTAAAACCTGCACGCTAAATAGTAACTTGAGTTGATCGGGATATAGTATTCCTAAAGATTTTAGATTTAGTCCTAAGGGGACATTTGCTTGGATGAGGCGTTCTACCTCCGCACGATTTGTATCTGTAATCCAGCCTCTCTCTTCTATTAACCTTGCTAAACCACGATTATCTAAGCGATCGCCCGCAGCTACCACCCGTCCGTTATGTAACCAAATATGTCGCAATAAGGATTTTCCTGTTTGCAGAGCTTTCAGATCTCTAATTGTCAATATTCCAGTTTTTTGACCCTGATCTAAAAACTGAAATATCTCTGGGAGAGAAAATTCGGATAAAGAGCCTGTAATTGCCATAACGATGAACCAGTGAATGCTCGAATCTATATCTGAAAATTAGGAAAGGAAAAACTTTTAGATGGTGATCTTATCTCATAGAAATATAATATTGCACCAGTGCGATGATTGCCTGAATGACCGTGTCTCGATCTTCCGCATTCAAAACAACCACAGGGGGTTGACTTTTGGTATCAACAAAACCTAGTGCCAGTTTGATATTCTCACTTGACCATGCCCCCTCGCAGTCCATGTGCGTAATACCAATAATATAAGGAATTTGGACTCGTCGATTTAAATAGCTCAGAATTCGCCTTGCATAGCGAAATTCATGGGGGCGATGCGCTGCCACTAACAAAATAAAGGCATGGGCTTTACGAATGAGTATATCCCACATAAAGTCAAAGCGCTGCTGACCAGGAGTTCCATAAATATGTAGAGCCATATCTGGACCAAAAGTTAAACGACCAAAGTCCATCGCTACAGTGGTCTTATGTTTTATTTCTGCTGTTTCATCTGTTGCTCGGCGATCGGTATCGACGACATCAATTTCACTTACAGTCCGAATAAAAGTTGATTTCCCCGCACCAACCGTACCAGCTACAACCAAACGCATGATTTCCATAAATCTCTTTTGTCCCTTCCCTGCATCGTCAACAGTGCTTTGCACTGACAGAAATTTAAAGATTTTTGCTAAGATTTGCGTTAAACAAGGGTTTTAGCAAAAATCTTATAACTTTTAAAAATTATTTCCCTACAGATGAAATAACTTTTTTACATAATCGCTACGACAGGGCGGCTTTGAGTTCTCCCGTAACTCGCTTGATTTCCAGCATCAGTAATCCTTGTTTAGCTGCCTTACTAGCTAGTACTAGTAAAACC from Pseudanabaena sp. Chao 1811 encodes the following:
- a CDS encoding GTP-binding protein, encoding MEIMRLVVAGTVGAGKSTFIRTVSEIDVVDTDRRATDETAEIKHKTTVAMDFGRLTFGPDMALHIYGTPGQQRFDFMWDILIRKAHAFILLVAAHRPHEFRYARRILSYLNRRVQIPYIIGITHMDCEGAWSSENIKLALGFVDTKSQPPVVVLNAEDRDTVIQAIIALVQYYISMR
- a CDS encoding bifunctional sterol desaturase/short chain dehydrogenase, with translation MGKVLSFKGKRIAITGASGTMGRALVAELSKREAQIIALTTSPSASFEVSDRPTIEVLPWQLGHEAELRDRLQKVDILILNHGVNVLGARDSASIYKSYEVNTFSVFRWIDLFLETISDAETVNQKEIWVNTSEAEVNPALSPLYELSKRAIGDLVTLRRLDDSCTIRKLILGPFKSDLNPYGVMSASFVAWAIAFLAELGLRDIIVTINPITFIAYPVKEFWRSLYFRLFSHRKQ
- a CDS encoding DUF4388 domain-containing protein — its product is MAITGSLSEFSLPEIFQFLDQGQKTGILTIRDLKALQTGKSLLRHIWLHNGRVVAAGDRLDNRGLARLIEERGWITDTNRAEVERLIQANVPLGLNLKSLGILYPDQLKLLFSVQVLRQVCSLFQVETGQFRFDAKVDLPKAEMTGLSLPATETTLMGLRSLRDWQILQSKLPDTSSTLFKIIYDEPHLRLDASETQVWKLADGSMNLKKMAERLQLPLPKIQQISFRLIVVGLVEEVPDIDMGIADNSDDLKGLDGDISGQLSNPPVRTEISNSFLQSLVGFLQHKA